One Glycine max cultivar Williams 82 chromosome 8, Glycine_max_v4.0, whole genome shotgun sequence genomic window, TTATACGGGCATCGCCTTGGAAGGTTAAAACGGTGTTTGGATATGGCCCTGAAAAGTTGGGGAAGTTGAAAGATGTGTCGTCCCAGTTTCGATGTAGCATTAGGAATTGAACCAGAAGCAAGAAAAAGGGCTTTGAGTTGGACAGAACCATGgcttaatttatatttgaactAATTGTGcgtgatatgatatgatatgttGAATGGTAAAGTATTGcactatatatacacacacaaaagAGATTTTGATCAGCtgagaaaattaaattcagTAAATTGCAAAGGAACGGAAGTGGCCAACAAACGATTTACATTGTTGAAACATAGAGGAAGAATGGTGATTAAAACAAGGATAAAGAAAGTGGTAAATGACAAtgataaaagaagaaatatataaagaaaagtaaaataagtgTAAAAGTTAACAGTCTTGTGAtatgaaaaaaagtaattatcgTTCAAAACAATGTCATCATTTTGACTTTGCATATGCAATCTGATTTTGCTTCGAGGGTCCACGTACGGATAAACAATCAACGTACATATAAGTTTAATGGTGCACTCAAAATGCCaactaatctcttgctaactttttcctttttgattaattttgagGTGTCCAAAGCACTTTTATGTCTTCTTCGCACAGGTGTTTCATACTTCAATCCAAATCTCCCAATTGCTAATTTCCatttatatctttaattaatttattgtaaaatgtcTTGTGGagttacttatttattttccatGCAAGTTTGTtactaaatcataaaatataattgtagtGCCTTATACATTCCCAATCAATCACTGGTTcacttaacttttataataatcacaGCCATCGAATAGAATTTGATTAGtgagttataaattttattcattggTAAATTGTTACATAGTATGTCAATTGTAAGTTGAAATTATAACATTAATACTGGCACATAAAAATTATCAGTAACactttttttaacagaaattagtAACACCTTTAAAATagcaatattaaaaattaatataattttttttttaaaaaattaacatgtttaatagaaaatataaatttataatatttgttgaaaaatcatatttgagaatgaatttgaaaattaacatatttttgtatttataatattcCAGTTTTATATTAtctcattaaaattaattttcaaaaatataaatttattaggattatttaaatgaaaatatgttagatttaattcttaaaatttatttcaagtataaattaaaataataactccaaactttaaaataaactaacagGTCCTACATCGCACGGGTTATAactaatctttaattaatttattgtaaaatgtcTTGTGGAGTTACTCATTTATTTTCCATGCAAGATTGTCACTCAATCATAAAATGTAATTGTAGTGTCAATATTAAAGATTTGACATTCCCAATCAATCACAAAttcacttaaattttataataattactttaaaaatatataattttatttcaacaaaaaagaTGTTATGTACTAATATATATCTTCTAATATTTTAATGGAAGTAAGTTAACCACttctttatattatattatattaattataattgattgacATCATAATTGAATTAATGACTAAGTGTGTGGATCAACTGATTCAAGTCGTTTGATTTTAAGTAGTATTAGCTGTAAAAATTTGCTTTTAGGaagaatttaatcaataaatatatatatgtgagtgTTTGCTTTTGTTGTGATCCAAGCATGACATATATTTGAGACAAACGCTAGTAGTCCAAATTATATTGACTAAAATTTTTCGATATATATAAACATTCCTAGGATTTTCCACTTTTTTGTTTTGACCACACCGTACTATGTAAGGTGCCTTGTTgggaaactattttttattcatttagcTGTTTTAGCAGGCCATggcaagcctatatatatgcCAACCATGGCTAAAACAATTAAGTTTTCAAGTAATCTCTCAAGTCTCAAACCATGGCTAAAAGTAAAACACAAACTCCATTCCCTACTCTCTTGGTTTTCCTCTGTTATGTGTTGCTACTCAACAATGTGAAGAAGTCCAATTCACTTTCATTCAACTTTTCCAATTTCGTGTCGGGACCAAACTTCGACATTGGTTTCCTTGGCGATGCGCGTCCATTAGACGGTGCAATACAATTGACAAGAAGAGACAATAACGGACCTTATGGCACTGCCAATATTCGCCAGCACAGTGTTGGTCGTGCAGTTTATATTCCACCAGTGCGCCTTTGGGACAAAACCACAGGCAAACTCGCAGACTTCGAAACAGACTTCTCCTTCGTCGTAGATTATTATTCCGCTGGTTCGCAAATCCACGCTGATGGCCTGTCCTTTTTCATCATACCTTTCGGTGCTGACCCCAGAATCCCCAAGAACTCATCTGGGGGATACCTTGGACTATTCAGCCCCGAAACTGCTTTCAATGCTTACAAAAACCAAATCGTGGCTGTTGAGTTTGACAGCTTCAGAAATGAATGGGATCCCGAGCCTGTCCCGGTTGCTCCTCATATCGGAATTGACATCAACTCTCTTGAATCGGTGGAAACTACAGATTGGCCTATCAATTCTGTGCCTCAAGGTGCTGTTGGAAAAGCTATCATTAGCTATGATTCTAATGCTAAAAAACTGTATGTCGCCGTTGGCTATGATACCCAACCTCCTACTATTGTTGCCCTCTCACAAACCATTGATTTGAGGGTTGTTCTACCGGAATGGGTAAGAATTGGTTTCTCGGGT contains:
- the LOC100788359 gene encoding lectin 8, with the protein product MAKSKTQTPFPTLLVFLCYVLLLNNVKKSNSLSFNFSNFVSGPNFDIGFLGDARPLDGAIQLTRRDNNGPYGTANIRQHSVGRAVYIPPVRLWDKTTGKLADFETDFSFVVDYYSAGSQIHADGLSFFIIPFGADPRIPKNSSGGYLGLFSPETAFNAYKNQIVAVEFDSFRNEWDPEPVPVAPHIGIDINSLESVETTDWPINSVPQGAVGKAIISYDSNAKKLYVAVGYDTQPPTIVALSQTIDLRVVLPEWVRIGFSGATGDMVETHDILSWSFTSHI